A genomic stretch from Mycobacterium paraterrae includes:
- a CDS encoding circularly permuted type 2 ATP-grasp protein, with protein MFDAQGNVRTPYKGIYRELAPSTADDLDDRAEALSRAFVDQGITFSLSGQERPFPLDQVPRVISAAEWTKLERGLVQRVKALEAYLDDIYGDQEILRDGVIPRRLITSCEHFHRQAVGIQPPNGVRIHVAGIDLIKDEKGIWRVLEDNLRSPSGVSYVMENRRTMARVFPNLFASHRVRAVDDYASHLLRALRNSAATNEADPTVVVLTPGVYNSAYFEHSLLARQMGVELVEGRDLFCRDNQVYMRTTEGEQQVDVIYRRIDDIYLDPMQFKPDSVLGVAGLLNAARAGNVVISSAVGNGVGDDKLVYTYVPTIIEYYLGEKPLLANVDTYRCWLDDEREEVLDRVAELVIKPVEGSGGYGIVFGPEASAKELNAISKSIREDPRGWIAQPMMQLSTVPTQIGDTLTPRYVDLRPFIVNDGDEIWTLPGGLTRVALVEGSRVVNSSQGGGSKDTWVLASRASAADHELGAAEVVKALPAPVTAADEEAAEKPLQRQKQSQMKAGPRQRSGQQQQQQQAVVR; from the coding sequence ATGTTCGACGCGCAGGGCAATGTACGGACGCCGTACAAGGGCATCTATCGAGAGCTGGCGCCGTCCACCGCCGACGATCTCGACGATCGTGCGGAGGCGCTGAGTCGGGCCTTTGTCGATCAGGGCATCACCTTCTCGCTGTCGGGTCAGGAACGCCCGTTTCCACTAGATCAAGTTCCTCGGGTGATCTCCGCCGCCGAGTGGACGAAGCTGGAGCGCGGCCTCGTCCAGCGGGTGAAAGCTCTCGAGGCGTACCTCGACGACATCTACGGCGACCAGGAGATCCTGCGCGACGGCGTCATCCCGCGGCGCCTGATCACCTCGTGCGAGCACTTCCATCGTCAGGCCGTCGGCATCCAGCCCCCCAACGGGGTGCGCATCCACGTTGCGGGTATTGACCTGATCAAGGACGAGAAGGGCATCTGGCGAGTGCTCGAGGACAACCTGCGATCGCCGTCCGGGGTGTCCTACGTGATGGAGAACCGGCGCACGATGGCCCGGGTTTTCCCCAACCTGTTCGCCAGCCACCGGGTGCGCGCCGTCGACGACTACGCCTCGCACTTGCTGCGAGCGTTGCGCAACTCCGCTGCCACCAACGAGGCCGACCCAACGGTGGTCGTGCTGACTCCCGGCGTCTACAACTCGGCGTACTTCGAGCATTCGCTGCTGGCCCGCCAGATGGGCGTCGAGCTCGTCGAGGGACGCGATCTGTTCTGCCGCGACAACCAGGTCTACATGCGCACCACCGAAGGCGAGCAGCAGGTCGATGTCATCTATCGGCGCATCGACGACATCTACCTCGACCCGATGCAGTTCAAGCCGGATTCGGTCCTGGGCGTGGCCGGTCTGCTCAATGCGGCCCGCGCCGGCAACGTGGTGATTTCCAGTGCCGTCGGCAACGGAGTGGGCGACGACAAGCTCGTCTACACCTACGTGCCGACCATCATCGAGTACTACCTCGGTGAGAAGCCGCTGTTGGCCAACGTCGACACCTACCGGTGTTGGCTCGACGACGAGCGAGAGGAAGTGCTCGACCGGGTCGCCGAATTGGTGATCAAGCCTGTCGAGGGCTCCGGTGGTTACGGCATTGTCTTCGGCCCCGAAGCCTCGGCCAAAGAATTGAACGCGATCAGCAAGAGCATCCGGGAAGACCCGCGCGGCTGGATCGCCCAGCCGATGATGCAGTTGTCGACGGTGCCTACGCAGATCGGTGACACGTTGACCCCGCGTTACGTCGACCTGCGGCCGTTCATCGTCAACGACGGCGACGAAATCTGGACGCTGCCTGGCGGTTTGACGCGGGTGGCGCTTGTCGAAGGATCCCGGGTGGTCAACTCGAGTCAGGGCGGCGGATCGAAGGACACCTGGGTACTGGCGTCGAGGGCCTCGGCCGCCGATCACGAGCTTGGCGCGGCAGAGGTGGTCAAGGCATTGCCGGCGCCGGTCACAGCGGCCGACGAGGAGGCCGCCGAGAAGCCGCTTCAACGGCAGAAGCAGTCGCAAATGAAGGCCGGCCCGCGGCAGCGGTCGGGACAGCAACAACAACAGCAGCAGGCGGTGGTTCGCTGA
- the rpsT gene encoding 30S ribosomal protein S20, whose protein sequence is MANIKSQQKRNRTNERARLRNKSVKSSLRTAVRAFREAAEAGEKDKAAELLVSTSRKLDKAASKGVIHKNQAANKKSALAHALNKLSS, encoded by the coding sequence GTGGCCAACATCAAGTCGCAGCAAAAGCGCAACCGCACCAACGAGCGCGCCCGTTTGCGCAACAAGTCGGTGAAGTCGTCGCTTCGTACGGCGGTGCGCGCGTTCCGCGAGGCCGCCGAGGCCGGTGAGAAGGACAAGGCCGCCGAGCTGCTGGTCTCCACGAGCCGCAAGCTGGACAAGGCCGCGAGCAAGGGCGTGATTCACAAGAACCAGGCGGCGAACAAGAAGTCCGCGCTCGCCCACGCGCTGAACAAGCTCAGCAGCTAG